In Verrucomicrobiota bacterium, the sequence CGATCACGATCACTTTCGCCGCCCCCGCGCTCCGCGCCACCGCCAGTGCGGCAATGCCCACCGGTCCGGCGCCCTGAACAACCACCGTGTCACGCCACGCCACACCGGTGCGTTCGATCCCATGAATGGCTGTGATCAACGCGCAACCGGCGCCGATGAGCGATTCGGTGAGCAGATCGTCCGGGAGCTTGAAGATCGTCGTGCGCGGCCGGAGATAGTGAAATTCAGCGTAACCGCCGAGAAAATGCGGCGGTTCGTCGCAGCGATAACCGATGCCATACGCGCGCCGCTGGGAGCACTTCGTCGGCTGCCGGATCTCGGTGCAGTGGTAGCATTGCCCGCAGGACGTCGCGGAGTTCCACGTCACGCGATCACCGGCGCGCAACGGCTGTCCGGTCCAGTCGCGGCTCAATCCCTCGCCGAGTTGCTCGATGCGCCCGACGGTTTCGTGGCCCATGATGACGGGCAGCGCGATCGGGAGCTGGCCTTTCCAGAGGTGGACATCCGTGCCGCAAATGCCGGCCATCTCTGTGCGGACGAGCGCGGCGCCGGGATCAATTTTCTCCGGGAGCGGGAACGATCTCAATTGCAGGGGCGCGTCAAACTTTTCAAGAACCGAGGCGCGGGCGTTTCGCATAAAATGTGGCTCGAATAGGAGTCAACGGAACTAGAAGCTTGGGCCGCGCCGGGACTTTTTCAAGGTATTCCCTTCAGTGAAGGTGAGGGGAGCGTCCTCCCGCGCCTTCGCGACGACGCAGCCGCTCCGGCGGCGCAGGCTGCTCCGCTGATTGCTTGGGGAATCGCGGTCGCTGTTGACTACTTTATCCCTCCTTGGGGATCCTGGATTATTCCCGGTTTTCACGGAGTTCTATTAGTAATCACTGTTGTGATCATGATCCGAGATGTGCGCTGCCTGAGGGGGCTCAGAGCATTACCAAGCCGAACCAACGGATCGAGCCAATGACGAGGAGCGCGATGACGTTGCTGTTCCAATTCGGATCTGCCTGCCGCGCTCCTCGTCATGGCTCATCCTGATCGTTCGGCGGCATTCACGTATGCGTATCCGTCCTTATTTTTCAAACCCTGCTGAGTTTCACGCATACGAGCCAGAGGTCATCGAGATTGCGCGTCGGCTTCGTAGCGGCATTCAAGGTGTGGAACCAGCGTTACAGGTTGAGCACGTTGGCAGCACCTCCGTTCCAGGTTGCGGTGGGAAAGGCATCATCGATCTGGCCGTTCTCTATCCGGAAGGGTTGCTTGCCCGCGCGAGGGTGGTTCTCGATGAACTTGGATTTCAGAAACAGGGCGGGCCGGAGCCATTCCCCGAGGACCGGCCGATGCGCGTCGGATGTGTTGAGGACGATGGCCGTTTGTATCGCATTCACGCCCACGTCATCGCGCTGGGTTCGGAGGAGCATGACGAGTTGGCGTGGTTCCGAGAAGCGCTCCGTCGCGATTCAACTTTAAAGCAGAGCTATGAGGAGCGGAAGCGCGCGATTCTCGCGGCGGGGATTCAGGATGAGCTCGAATACTGCAAGGCGAAGGGAGCGTTCGTCACCGATGCGCTTAAGAGCGTGTCCGAAAATTGCGCGGGGTCCTGCGGCGAGGGATTTTGGCTGTGGCCAAGGCGGCGAGGTCCGAGCATCCCCAACGCGGGCTGTAAGGACCGAGCCAACGCAGGCCACGGACAAAAGACCCGCCGCCCGGAGGGTTTTCGCGCCAAAGGCCGCCTGGCTTCGTTGCTCCTCAGTCGAAGATCCAGGGAGGATATTCTCCTTCGTCGCGCCTCGCCATCCGGCCTTTGGCGCGAAAACAG encodes:
- a CDS encoding GrpB family protein; this encodes MRIRPYFSNPAEFHAYEPEVIEIARRLRSGIQGVEPALQVEHVGSTSVPGCGGKGIIDLAVLYPEGLLARARVVLDELGFQKQGGPEPFPEDRPMRVGCVEDDGRLYRIHAHVIALGSEEHDELAWFREALRRDSTLKQSYEERKRAILAAGIQDELEYCKAKGAFVTDALKSVSENCAGSCGEGFWLWPRRRGPSIPNAGCKDRANAGHGQKTRRPEGFRAKGRLASLLLSRRSREDILLRRASPSGLWRENRTPRNFRTRSKERQPAEPTAAPNGGPATRFGHSEATEGRHR
- a CDS encoding zinc-binding dehydrogenase; translation: MRNARASVLEKFDAPLQLRSFPLPEKIDPGAALVRTEMAGICGTDVHLWKGQLPIALPVIMGHETVGRIEQLGEGLSRDWTGQPLRAGDRVTWNSATSCGQCYHCTEIRQPTKCSQRRAYGIGYRCDEPPHFLGGYAEFHYLRPRTTIFKLPDDLLTESLIGAGCALITAIHGIERTGVAWRDTVVVQGAGPVGIAALAVARSAGAAKVIVIGGPKHRLETARRFGADHVIDLSDVSDPKQRIAAVHDLTGGHGADAVLECVGIPSAVPEGMEMCRDGGKYLVLGHYCDAGTVVFNPQVITRKQLQVFGSWSSEPRHLKVAIDFLRTHQTEFPFHTMVSHRFDLDQANEALATTARWESAKSVIVPS